A genomic window from Streptomyces mirabilis includes:
- a CDS encoding DUF4232 domain-containing protein has product MSARTARTRLLAATTVALAALALTACDNGKGVRDEGPSAASHSSSQPTGSTAAGGTKAKPAGETGGSTAAPKSTATPGTTTTGTGGGSGSSGKNGSGTTATRNPACNGANSKTTATEVSRPLNHLLLTVTNTGAKNCDLTGYPIARFGEAQSVPPVAESTHPQAVVTLAPGESGYAGVLLSAADGSGGNGYTAKTLVVGFAKGSNATPALPAKGVYVDDKLTVTYWQQSLDDALAY; this is encoded by the coding sequence ATGTCCGCACGCACCGCCCGCACCCGTCTCCTCGCCGCCACGACGGTCGCGCTCGCCGCGCTCGCCCTCACGGCGTGCGACAACGGAAAGGGCGTACGTGACGAGGGTCCGTCCGCCGCGTCCCATTCCTCGTCGCAGCCGACCGGGTCCACGGCCGCCGGCGGTACGAAGGCGAAGCCGGCGGGTGAGACGGGGGGCTCGACGGCCGCCCCCAAGAGCACCGCCACGCCGGGCACCACCACCACGGGCACCGGCGGCGGCTCCGGCTCCTCCGGCAAGAACGGCTCGGGCACCACGGCCACGCGGAACCCGGCCTGCAACGGCGCCAACAGCAAGACCACCGCGACCGAGGTCTCCCGCCCCCTCAACCACCTGCTCCTCACCGTCACCAACACCGGTGCGAAGAACTGCGATCTGACCGGCTATCCGATCGCCCGCTTCGGCGAGGCCCAGTCGGTCCCGCCGGTCGCCGAGTCGACCCACCCCCAGGCGGTCGTCACGCTGGCCCCGGGCGAGTCCGGCTACGCGGGGGTCCTGCTCTCGGCCGCCGACGGCAGCGGCGGCAACGGCTACACGGCCAAGACCCTCGTCGTCGGCTTCGCCAAGGGCAGCAACGCGACCCCGGCGCTCCCGGCGAAGGGCGTGTACGTGGACGACAAGCTCACGGTGACGTACTGGCAGCAGAGCCTGGACGACGCGCTGGCCTACTGA
- a CDS encoding lamin tail domain-containing protein, which yields MTASQTFTARRLATAALSAAALVGAAALPAAANGAEPRGPQVEISKVQYDAPGHGSRSNRSLNEEWVQITNSGRESVNLDDWTLSNRQGRVYTFHHLRLNGHSTVRVHTGVGRDTYRDVYQDRRHFVWDDRTDTATLRNDHRRVVDTISWDARHHGDDGRGRGDDGRGRGDDGRGRGDDGRGHGDDHGRGPGHGHR from the coding sequence ATGACCGCTTCGCAGACCTTCACGGCCCGTCGCCTGGCCACCGCCGCTCTGTCCGCCGCCGCGCTGGTGGGGGCAGCCGCCCTGCCGGCGGCGGCCAACGGAGCCGAGCCGCGCGGTCCGCAGGTGGAGATCAGCAAGGTCCAGTACGACGCCCCGGGACACGGCTCCAGGTCCAACCGCTCGCTGAACGAGGAGTGGGTGCAGATCACCAACAGCGGGCGCGAGAGCGTGAACCTGGACGACTGGACGCTGTCCAACCGTCAGGGCCGCGTCTACACGTTCCACCACCTGCGCCTGAACGGTCACTCCACCGTACGCGTCCACACCGGCGTCGGCCGTGACACCTACCGCGACGTCTACCAGGACCGCCGCCACTTCGTCTGGGACGACCGCACGGACACCGCCACGCTCCGCAACGACCACCGTCGCGTGGTCGACACCATCTCCTGGGACGCCAGGCACCACGGGGACGACGGTCGCGGTCGCGGGGACGACGGTCGCGGTCGCGGGGATGACGGTCGCGGTCGCGGGGACGACGGTCGCGGACACGGTGACGACCACGGTCGCGGTCCGGGCCACGGCCACCGCTGA
- a CDS encoding DUF4253 domain-containing protein has translation MATLPNPLPSLAADPSGRSLGLELPPGKLIDAGGTSHALKAVGEDEGPWHEPLLWHAEAPAAPGDWATLGSAPRTAGLLPLLIDVGGQGGPEEWELMPEEMSYPGDHDADEVLAGYWEEYAEDELEPDTDYPGKEEVTELFGEAEEFAETIAPHGVQWPGLAPATAPEADADDRATEVADSLAGGGSWLKEPRLALVPARRSADIPAAIGWSGPVNYEGDVARLCAVLRSWEDRFGIRVVALTFDQLVLSVAAPPTTAAEAEAVAAEHFAFCPDNITHGESETLRAYAADEVLGRRVWSFWWD, from the coding sequence ATGGCGACACTTCCGAACCCGCTGCCCTCGCTGGCGGCAGATCCGAGCGGGCGATCGCTCGGCCTCGAACTCCCGCCCGGGAAACTGATCGACGCCGGGGGTACCTCCCACGCCCTTAAGGCAGTGGGGGAGGACGAAGGCCCCTGGCACGAGCCGTTGCTGTGGCACGCCGAGGCGCCGGCCGCCCCCGGAGACTGGGCCACGCTGGGTTCCGCCCCGCGCACGGCCGGCCTGCTCCCCCTCCTCATAGACGTCGGCGGCCAGGGCGGCCCGGAGGAATGGGAGTTGATGCCCGAGGAGATGTCGTATCCGGGGGATCACGACGCCGACGAGGTACTGGCGGGGTACTGGGAGGAGTACGCGGAGGACGAGCTCGAACCCGACACGGACTACCCCGGCAAGGAAGAGGTCACCGAACTCTTCGGTGAGGCGGAGGAGTTCGCCGAGACGATCGCGCCGCACGGCGTGCAATGGCCCGGCCTGGCGCCGGCCACCGCGCCCGAGGCGGACGCGGACGACCGGGCCACCGAGGTCGCCGACTCCCTCGCGGGCGGCGGCTCCTGGCTGAAGGAGCCGCGCCTCGCCCTGGTTCCGGCGCGCCGCAGCGCGGACATCCCGGCGGCGATCGGCTGGTCCGGTCCGGTGAACTACGAGGGCGACGTGGCCCGCCTGTGCGCGGTCCTGCGCTCCTGGGAGGACCGCTTCGGCATACGGGTCGTGGCCCTCACCTTCGACCAGCTGGTCCTGTCGGTGGCGGCCCCGCCCACGACGGCGGCCGAGGCCGAGGCGGTGGCCGCCGAGCACTTCGCCTTCTGTCCGGACAACATCACGCACGGCGAGAGCGAGACGCTGCGCGCGTACGCGGCGGACGAGGTGCTCGGCAGGCGGGTGTGGTCCTTCTGGTGGGACTGA
- the hemB gene encoding porphobilinogen synthase gives MTKYGSFPGTRPRRLRTTPVMRRMVAETRLHPADFILPAFVREGVSEPVPIAAMPGVVQHTRDSLKKAALEAVEAGISGIMLFGVPEDAKKDAVGTPGTDPDGILQVALRDVRAEVGDELLVMSDLCLDETTDHGHCGVLDAEGRVDNDATLERYAEMAQVQADAGAHVVGPSGMMDGQIGVVRDALDQIGREDVAILAYTAKYSSAFYGPFREAVASSLKGDRKTYQQDPANVRESLRELALDLEEGADMVMVKPAGPYLDVLARVADSVDVPVAAYQISGEYSMIEAAAEKGWIDRDKAILETLTGIRRAGAQNILTYWATEVAQKLRQGPAAAQ, from the coding sequence ATGACGAAGTACGGATCCTTCCCCGGTACGCGGCCGCGGCGGCTGCGTACGACGCCGGTCATGCGGCGCATGGTCGCCGAGACCCGGCTGCACCCCGCCGACTTCATCCTCCCCGCGTTCGTACGGGAGGGTGTGAGCGAGCCGGTTCCCATCGCGGCGATGCCCGGCGTCGTGCAGCACACGCGCGACAGCCTGAAGAAGGCCGCGCTGGAGGCCGTGGAGGCCGGGATCTCCGGGATCATGCTCTTCGGCGTCCCGGAGGACGCGAAGAAGGACGCCGTCGGCACCCCCGGGACCGACCCGGACGGGATTCTGCAGGTCGCCCTCCGTGACGTGCGCGCCGAGGTCGGCGACGAACTGCTCGTCATGTCCGATCTGTGTCTCGACGAGACCACCGACCACGGGCACTGCGGAGTGCTCGACGCGGAAGGCCGCGTCGACAACGACGCGACCCTGGAGCGGTACGCCGAGATGGCCCAGGTCCAGGCCGACGCCGGGGCCCACGTGGTGGGGCCCAGCGGGATGATGGACGGGCAGATCGGGGTCGTCCGGGACGCCTTGGACCAGATCGGGCGCGAGGACGTCGCCATCCTCGCCTACACCGCGAAGTACTCCTCCGCCTTCTACGGGCCCTTCCGGGAGGCCGTGGCCTCCTCGCTGAAGGGCGACCGTAAGACGTACCAGCAGGACCCCGCCAATGTGCGGGAGTCCCTGCGGGAGTTGGCCCTCGATCTGGAGGAGGGGGCCGACATGGTGATGGTGAAGCCTGCGGGACCGTATCTGGACGTCCTGGCGCGGGTCGCGGACTCCGTCGACGTGCCCGTGGCCGCCTACCAGATCTCCGGCGAGTACTCGATGATCGAGGCGGCGGCCGAGAAGGGCTGGATCGACCGCGACAAGGCGATCCTGGAGACGCTGACCGGCATCAGGCGGGCCGGCGCCCAGAACATCCTCACCTACTGGGCCACCGAGGTCGCGCAGAAGCTCCGTCAGGGCCCGGCAGCCGCTCAGTAG
- a CDS encoding SAM-dependent methyltransferase produces MPGDALSQDPAELRRRIDTTKAHPARVYDVFLGGKDNYPVDRSAAAAAIVANPRGYLDVRHNRDFLRRAVTTLTQEAGVRQFLDVGTGLPTQENVHQIAQRITPESRVVYVDNDPVVLAHARALLTSGPEGRTDYIDADLEEPARILEEAAKTLDFEQPIALVLVAILHFIEDEAAYPIVRELVEALPSGSRLVLSHLTEDLNAENIRAVQRTFTERGFTFVLRSRAEVERFFTENGLEVEEPGVVPVHRWRPDGAAPLPEKVDPAYFAGLDDIEKIRYRDINDVTDADINVYGVTGVKP; encoded by the coding sequence ATGCCCGGTGATGCTCTCAGCCAGGACCCCGCCGAGCTGAGAAGGAGGATCGACACCACCAAGGCGCACCCGGCGCGCGTCTACGACGTCTTCCTCGGGGGCAAGGACAACTACCCGGTCGACCGGTCCGCGGCCGCGGCGGCCATCGTGGCCAATCCGCGCGGGTACCTCGACGTCCGGCACAACCGGGACTTCCTGCGAAGGGCGGTCACCACGCTGACCCAGGAAGCGGGTGTCCGCCAGTTCCTGGACGTCGGCACCGGGTTGCCGACGCAGGAGAACGTCCACCAGATCGCGCAGCGGATCACGCCTGAGTCGCGGGTCGTGTACGTCGACAACGACCCCGTGGTGCTCGCTCACGCGCGTGCGTTGCTCACCAGCGGTCCCGAGGGGCGGACGGACTACATCGACGCGGACCTCGAGGAGCCCGCGCGGATACTCGAAGAGGCCGCGAAGACCCTCGACTTCGAGCAGCCGATCGCGCTCGTGCTGGTGGCGATCCTGCACTTCATCGAGGACGAGGCGGCTTATCCGATCGTGCGCGAGCTGGTGGAGGCGTTGCCTTCGGGCAGCCGGCTCGTGCTCAGCCACCTCACCGAGGATCTCAACGCGGAGAACATCCGGGCGGTTCAGCGGACGTTCACCGAGCGGGGGTTCACGTTCGTGCTGCGGTCCAGGGCCGAGGTGGAGCGGTTCTTCACGGAGAACGGGCTCGAGGTGGAGGAGCCGGGTGTCGTGCCCGTGCACCGCTGGCGGCCCGACGGTGCGGCTCCGCTGCCCGAGAAGGTGGATCCCGCGTACTTCGCCGGCCTCGACGACATCGAGAAGATCCGCTACCGCGACATCAACGACGTCACGGACGCGGACATCAATGTGTACGGGGTGACGGGCGTCAAGCCCTGA
- a CDS encoding helix-turn-helix transcriptional regulator: MDGDEFAGLLRELKERSGLSYGVLAKRLHVSTSTLHRYVNGDAVPTDYAPVERLARVCGATPEELVELHRRWMRADVLRGQKGVPAAPVTVVESVTNAAPVTDVESVTPVGAEGSAGEPGVASDVVGSGEASSGGRRRRTVLLASVAVVAVLASAALAVRFVPDGKGDGSGGREVVGATASSGPRESSRGTVSADGKHREPSASVSASVSASHGGGPETSVSTAASGGGTGQDVADGATAPLVAANPYKWDGPCSQHYLVNRDAERVPPPPNESDARGWVTALGAVAGQEQMLALTVQGTGKATVVLEGLHVRVVGKDAPLAWNDYAMGVGCGGGVETKSFAVDLDAGRPVTTPKAGQRDFPYKVSESDPEVFYVFADARAHDVSWYLELDWSSGARSGTVRVDDNGKLFRTSGNVGRPAYDYPLGGSEWKTAATG, from the coding sequence GTGGACGGGGACGAGTTCGCGGGGCTGCTGCGGGAGCTGAAGGAGCGGTCCGGACTCAGTTACGGGGTGCTCGCGAAGCGGCTGCACGTGAGTACGTCCACGCTGCATCGGTACGTCAACGGGGACGCCGTACCGACGGACTACGCACCCGTGGAGCGGCTCGCGCGTGTGTGCGGGGCGACCCCCGAGGAACTGGTGGAACTGCATCGGCGGTGGATGCGGGCGGATGTACTGCGGGGACAGAAGGGGGTGCCCGCGGCGCCTGTGACGGTTGTGGAGTCCGTGACGAATGCGGCGCCTGTGACGGATGTGGAGTCCGTGACGCCGGTGGGGGCGGAGGGGTCCGCGGGGGAGCCGGGTGTGGCTTCGGACGTGGTCGGCTCGGGTGAGGCTTCGAGCGGGGGGCGGCGACGGCGCACGGTCCTCCTCGCCTCGGTCGCCGTCGTCGCGGTGCTCGCGTCGGCCGCGCTCGCGGTGCGGTTCGTGCCGGACGGCAAGGGTGACGGGAGCGGGGGGCGGGAGGTCGTGGGGGCCACCGCGTCGTCCGGTCCCCGGGAGAGTTCGCGGGGGACGGTGTCGGCCGACGGCAAGCACCGGGAGCCGTCCGCCTCGGTCAGCGCCTCCGTCTCCGCCTCGCACGGTGGTGGGCCCGAGACGTCCGTCTCGACGGCGGCTTCGGGGGGCGGTACGGGCCAGGACGTCGCCGACGGCGCCACCGCGCCCCTCGTGGCCGCCAACCCGTACAAGTGGGACGGCCCGTGCAGCCAGCACTACCTGGTGAACCGGGACGCCGAGCGGGTGCCCCCGCCGCCGAACGAGTCGGACGCGCGCGGGTGGGTCACGGCGCTCGGCGCGGTCGCCGGTCAGGAGCAGATGCTGGCGCTGACCGTGCAGGGCACCGGGAAGGCCACCGTGGTCCTGGAGGGGCTGCACGTGCGGGTGGTGGGGAAGGACGCACCGCTCGCCTGGAACGACTATGCGATGGGCGTCGGCTGCGGCGGCGGCGTGGAGACGAAGTCGTTCGCCGTGGATCTCGACGCGGGGCGGCCCGTGACCACGCCCAAGGCCGGGCAGCGGGACTTCCCCTACAAGGTCAGCGAGTCCGACCCCGAGGTCTTCTATGTCTTCGCGGACGCTCGGGCGCACGACGTGAGCTGGTACCTGGAGCTCGACTGGTCCAGCGGAGCGCGCAGCGGCACCGTGCGTGTCGACGACAACGGGAAGCTGTTCCGGACGAGCGGGAATGTGGGGCGGCCCGCGTACGACTATCCGCTGGGTGGCAGCGAGTGGAAGACGGCCGCGACAGGTTAG
- a CDS encoding uroporphyrinogen-III synthase — protein sequence MSPTTLPAGPEHGHVTFLGAGPGDPGLLTLRAVEALANADVLVAEYEVLDMVRVHARQGVAVLSTNTDGGTPLGTSSSTYPGTGTPQLAVVDAVSTTAGDPALRDAANLVMEAARGGKRVVRAVSGDPGLDTYAAEEMLACAAAGVPFEVVPGVAAAVGVPAYAGVPLRDAQGADVRFVDGRTASDRCWTEVGASDGTVVVSSTLDSVAAAAGELVAAGRKPDTPMTVTIAGTTTRQRTWSATLGTIAQTLKQAKVLPSPDGGRPVIAVVGERSAAAQREQLSWFESKPLFGWKVLVPRTKEQAASLSDQLRSYGAVPHEVPTIAVEPPRTPQQMERAVKGLVTGRYEWIAFTSVNAVKAVREKFEEYGLDARAFAGIKVAAVGEQTTKALVAFGVKPDLVPSGEQSAAGLLEDWPPYDPVFDPIDRVFLPRADIATETLVAGLIDLGWEVDDVTAYRTVRASPPPVETREAIKGGGFDAVLFTSSSTVRNLVGIAGKPHNVTVIACIGPATAKTAEEHGLRVDVMAPEPSVHKLAEALADFGLRRRAAAAEAGDPVTRPSERRPGARRRRTT from the coding sequence TTGAGCCCCACCACCCTTCCCGCCGGTCCCGAACACGGGCACGTCACCTTCCTCGGTGCCGGACCCGGAGATCCGGGACTACTGACACTGCGCGCCGTCGAGGCGCTGGCGAACGCGGATGTTCTCGTCGCCGAGTACGAGGTACTCGACATGGTCCGCGTCCATGCCAGACAAGGCGTCGCCGTACTGAGTACGAATACGGACGGGGGGACGCCTTTGGGCACGTCTTCCAGTACGTATCCGGGCACAGGCACGCCTCAACTAGCGGTTGTTGACGCCGTGTCAACGACCGCTGGTGACCCCGCGTTGAGGGACGCCGCCAATCTTGTCATGGAGGCCGCGCGGGGCGGCAAGCGGGTCGTGCGTGCGGTGTCCGGTGACCCCGGGCTCGACACGTACGCCGCCGAGGAGATGCTGGCCTGCGCCGCCGCGGGCGTGCCGTTCGAGGTCGTGCCGGGCGTCGCCGCTGCCGTGGGCGTGCCCGCGTACGCCGGTGTGCCGCTGCGCGACGCGCAGGGCGCCGACGTGCGGTTCGTCGACGGGCGTACGGCCTCCGACCGGTGCTGGACCGAGGTCGGGGCGTCGGACGGGACGGTCGTCGTCTCGTCGACGCTGGACTCCGTGGCCGCCGCCGCGGGCGAGCTGGTCGCGGCCGGTCGTAAGCCGGACACGCCGATGACGGTGACGATCGCCGGTACGACGACGCGTCAGCGGACCTGGTCGGCCACGCTCGGGACGATCGCCCAGACCCTGAAGCAGGCGAAGGTGCTGCCGTCCCCGGACGGTGGGCGCCCGGTGATAGCCGTGGTCGGTGAGCGTTCCGCCGCGGCTCAGCGTGAGCAGCTCTCGTGGTTCGAGTCCAAGCCGCTGTTCGGCTGGAAGGTGCTCGTCCCGCGGACGAAGGAGCAGGCGGCCTCGCTCTCCGACCAACTGCGGTCCTACGGAGCCGTGCCGCACGAGGTGCCGACGATCGCCGTCGAGCCGCCGCGGACGCCGCAGCAGATGGAGCGCGCGGTCAAGGGCCTGGTGACGGGCCGCTACGAGTGGATCGCCTTCACCTCCGTGAACGCGGTCAAGGCCGTGCGGGAGAAGTTCGAGGAGTACGGGCTCGACGCGCGGGCCTTCGCCGGGATCAAGGTCGCGGCGGTGGGCGAGCAGACGACGAAGGCGCTGGTCGCCTTCGGCGTGAAGCCGGATCTGGTGCCGAGCGGTGAGCAGTCGGCCGCGGGTCTTCTGGAGGACTGGCCGCCGTACGACCCGGTGTTCGACCCGATCGACCGGGTGTTCCTGCCGCGGGCCGACATCGCCACCGAGACGCTGGTCGCGGGGCTCATCGACCTGGGCTGGGAGGTCGACGACGTCACGGCCTACCGGACCGTGCGGGCCTCGCCGCCGCCGGTGGAGACCCGGGAGGCGATCAAGGGGGGCGGTTTCGACGCCGTGCTCTTCACGTCGTCCTCGACCGTACGCAATCTCGTGGGCATCGCGGGCAAGCCGCACAACGTGACGGTGATCGCCTGTATCGGTCCGGCCACCGCCAAGACGGCGGAGGAGCACGGGCTGCGGGTCGATGTCATGGCTCCGGAGCCGTCCGTGCACAAGCTGGCCGAGGCGTTGGCGGACTTCGGTCTCCGGCGCCGGGCCGCTGCCGCGGAGGCGGGAGATCCGGTTACCCGGCCGAGTGAGCGTCGGCCGGGGGCGCGGAGGCGTCGTACGACGTAG